Proteins encoded together in one Gemmatimonadota bacterium DH-78 window:
- a CDS encoding leishmanolysin-related zinc metalloendopeptidase codes for MLRRPLRTLPPVLVLAAAVAACDSGPPPPRPTTVQITPGQHDFDALGDSRTFSAVVFDQNGDTMRTAAVAWSSSDPAVASVDLNGLVRSVGNGTAVIRVESDDASGRADVRVEQVVADFRKDRGDAQQAQVGAELLEPIQVRVRDPRGGPIAGMMVDFSVEAGEGSVDPPSVATDADGRAAAVWTMGTTAGAPQQARATLRGSSLPTVAFSASNFAGPPAQMRELSGGGQTGLVDTGLAVPLSVAVLDAFDNPRVTSVTFTVTAGGGSVSQQTVSTGFLGVASTTWTLGPDAGEQRVVATSGDLTVEFVATAAETAGPPASIEAVFVDKPQGLAGFIIPEPISVVVRDAVGIGVEGVEVTFTATEGLTGPGTTTTNRSGVAATAWLLGNRVGEQTLEVTTPGVAPFMLAGDALDPGPVCDLEPVDPSGFDIDLCFTTPVNATIEAAFVEAKERWEAIIVGDLVDVGGLPNAGEVCLGDPAAPLMRGLVLDDLIIYASVVEIDGEFNVLGSASPCYVRNSNDLTTIGFMRFDVADLDRLAANGQLADVILHEMGHVLGIGTLWEQKSLLQSKATPDQTPPGPDTHFSGAMAIGAFDTSGGTDRSVGQKVPVENVGRGGSINGHWRESTMDRELMTPFLDAGGPNPLSIISIQSLADLGYTVSNDAADAYTVTNVDGAPGLQSERRGIWIIEEQLSVPLRVVDEATGRVIRILPPPNH; via the coding sequence ATGCTCCGCCGTCCGCTGCGCACGCTGCCCCCCGTTCTGGTGCTCGCCGCCGCCGTCGCCGCGTGCGACTCCGGCCCGCCCCCACCTCGGCCCACCACGGTCCAGATCACTCCGGGGCAGCACGACTTCGACGCGCTGGGCGACAGCCGAACCTTCTCGGCGGTGGTCTTCGACCAGAACGGAGACACGATGCGCACCGCCGCCGTCGCCTGGTCGTCGAGCGATCCCGCGGTGGCCTCGGTCGACCTCAACGGACTGGTCCGCTCGGTGGGCAACGGCACGGCGGTGATCCGGGTCGAGTCGGACGACGCCTCGGGGCGAGCCGACGTCCGGGTGGAGCAGGTGGTGGCCGACTTTCGAAAGGACCGGGGCGACGCGCAGCAGGCTCAGGTGGGCGCGGAACTGCTCGAGCCCATCCAGGTGCGGGTGCGCGATCCGCGCGGCGGTCCGATCGCGGGCATGATGGTCGATTTCTCGGTCGAGGCGGGCGAGGGGTCGGTCGACCCGCCGTCGGTCGCGACGGACGCCGACGGGCGGGCCGCCGCCGTGTGGACGATGGGAACCACCGCGGGCGCCCCGCAGCAGGCGCGCGCGACCCTGCGGGGATCCTCGCTTCCGACCGTGGCCTTCAGCGCGAGCAACTTCGCCGGGCCCCCGGCCCAGATGCGCGAGTTGTCCGGCGGCGGCCAGACGGGGCTGGTGGATACCGGTCTCGCGGTGCCCCTCAGCGTGGCGGTGCTCGACGCCTTCGACAATCCGCGCGTGACCTCCGTCACCTTCACGGTCACCGCCGGCGGGGGCTCGGTCTCTCAGCAGACGGTGTCGACGGGCTTCCTGGGGGTCGCCTCGACCACCTGGACGCTCGGACCCGACGCGGGTGAGCAGAGGGTGGTGGCCACCTCGGGCGACCTCACCGTGGAGTTCGTGGCCACGGCCGCCGAGACCGCCGGCCCGCCCGCCTCGATCGAGGCGGTCTTCGTCGACAAGCCGCAGGGGCTGGCCGGGTTCATCATTCCCGAGCCGATCAGCGTGGTGGTGCGCGACGCCGTCGGCATCGGGGTGGAGGGCGTGGAGGTGACGTTCACCGCCACCGAGGGGCTGACGGGGCCGGGTACCACCACCACCAATCGCTCCGGCGTGGCCGCCACCGCCTGGCTCCTGGGCAACCGGGTCGGCGAACAGACGCTGGAGGTGACCACCCCCGGGGTCGCCCCCTTCATGCTCGCCGGCGATGCCCTCGACCCCGGCCCGGTGTGCGACCTCGAACCGGTGGACCCCTCGGGCTTCGACATCGACCTGTGCTTCACCACCCCCGTGAACGCCACGATCGAGGCGGCCTTCGTCGAGGCGAAGGAACGGTGGGAGGCGATCATCGTGGGCGACCTGGTGGACGTGGGCGGATTGCCCAACGCCGGTGAGGTCTGCCTCGGCGATCCCGCAGCGCCCCTCATGCGCGGCCTCGTGCTCGACGATCTGATCATCTACGCCAGCGTGGTGGAGATCGACGGCGAGTTCAACGTGCTCGGGTCGGCCTCCCCCTGCTACGTCCGCAACTCCAACGACCTCACCACGATCGGCTTCATGCGCTTCGACGTGGCCGACCTCGACCGGCTCGCCGCCAACGGGCAGCTGGCGGATGTGATCCTGCACGAGATGGGACACGTGCTCGGCATCGGCACCCTCTGGGAGCAGAAGTCTCTGCTCCAGAGCAAGGCCACCCCCGACCAGACGCCCCCCGGACCCGACACCCACTTCAGCGGGGCGATGGCGATCGGGGCCTTCGACACCTCGGGCGGCACCGATCGCTCGGTCGGCCAGAAGGTGCCCGTGGAGAACGTCGGTCGGGGAGGCTCCATCAACGGGCACTGGCGAGAGTCGACGATGGACCGCGAGCTCATGACGCCCTTCCTCGACGCCGGGGGCCCGAACCCGCTCAGCATCATCAGCATCCAGTCGCTCGCCGATCTGGGCTACACGGTGTCGAACGACGCGGCCGACGCCTACACGGTCACGAATGTCGACGGAGCTCCGGGACTCCAGTCCGAACGCCGAGGCATCTGGATCATCGAGGAGCAGCTGTCGGTGCCGCTGCGAGTGGTGGACGAGGCCACGGGTCGAGTGATCCGGATCCTGCCGCCGCCCAACCACTGA
- a CDS encoding FAD binding domain-containing protein, with the protein MLRLPEYRYHRPTRIAEVQALLAEHGAEARVVAGGTDLIPNMKHRLFEPAHLIGLSAVEELRGVTVDDDVLDIGAATTLDELGRNAEVRRHAPALAEAARHVAGPQIRNRGTIGGNLCLDTRCTYYNQTEFWRTALGFCLKKDGDTCHVTRVGKKCVAAHSADTPPVLMVLDAEVDGVGPSGPWTHAVKDLFVADGIHNTRLEAGDVVTRIRVPISAARRCVYRKLRQRQAVDFPLLTVAVAATRVDGGWSDLRGVVTGLGSRPRWISGWDRIFGGGPLDDEGIDELAQRAWAQCHPLENMIVDPEWRRAMVPVEVTRALKELRAREG; encoded by the coding sequence ATGCTGCGTCTGCCCGAGTACCGGTACCATCGCCCGACCCGGATCGCCGAGGTGCAGGCGCTGCTCGCGGAGCACGGCGCCGAGGCCCGCGTCGTGGCCGGCGGCACCGACCTGATCCCGAACATGAAGCACCGGCTCTTCGAGCCCGCGCACCTCATCGGCCTCTCGGCGGTGGAGGAGCTTCGGGGGGTGACGGTGGACGACGATGTGCTCGACATCGGGGCCGCCACCACCCTCGACGAGCTGGGTCGCAACGCCGAGGTGCGACGACACGCGCCTGCGCTCGCCGAGGCCGCCCGCCATGTGGCGGGTCCCCAGATCCGGAATCGGGGCACCATCGGCGGCAATCTCTGTCTCGACACCCGGTGCACCTACTACAACCAGACCGAGTTCTGGCGCACCGCGCTCGGCTTCTGCCTGAAGAAGGACGGCGACACCTGTCACGTCACGCGCGTCGGGAAGAAGTGCGTGGCCGCCCACTCGGCGGACACCCCGCCGGTGCTGATGGTGCTCGACGCCGAGGTCGACGGGGTGGGCCCCTCGGGCCCCTGGACGCACGCGGTGAAGGACCTCTTCGTGGCCGACGGCATCCACAACACCCGGCTGGAAGCCGGCGATGTGGTCACCCGCATCCGGGTGCCGATCTCGGCGGCGCGTCGCTGCGTCTACCGCAAGCTCCGTCAGCGGCAGGCGGTGGACTTCCCCCTGCTGACGGTCGCGGTGGCCGCCACCCGGGTGGACGGCGGCTGGAGCGACCTTCGCGGCGTGGTGACCGGCCTCGGCTCGCGTCCCCGCTGGATCTCGGGATGGGACAGGATCTTCGGGGGCGGGCCCCTCGACGACGAGGGCATCGACGAGCTGGCGCAGCGCGCCTGGGCGCAGTGTCACCCGCTCGAGAACATGATCGTCGATCCCGAGTGGCGCCGCGCGATGGTGCCGGTGGAGGTCACGCGGGCGCTGAAGGAACTGCGGGCGCGGGAGGGTTGA
- a CDS encoding Glu/Leu/Phe/Val dehydrogenase dimerization domain-containing protein translates to MDSVWDRYRRYLSAPPEIVVEWHDTLTAARGWLVINSLRGGAAGGGTRMRSGVSREEVVYLAKTMELKFTFSGPAIGGGKSGIDFDPADPRRSEVLERWFAAMRPWLATRYGTGGDVNVDEQRDVVPLCEKLGLPHPQIGVLRGHYDAGGEQAEGAIRSLREGLSLPLKGTDYGVGSLPLRVSDMITGWAVARAARRLLAGGGSVDGLRVIVEGFGNVGGSAALYLARAGARVVSIADADSVLVTRSGLDAAAIEALLGRRRHGALPEHPARLPGSKRDAAYTVAADLVVPAAVSGSLTGERLDQLSGAGVRSIVCGANQPFDEAELGATDTQQRADRTFIVLPDVVGSMGMARAFEHLMRGGAHDEPSDIFEAVGEAVDEAVDAVVAHGGGGPGLLAAALDLALDRSGRD, encoded by the coding sequence ATGGACTCCGTCTGGGATCGATATCGACGGTACCTCTCCGCCCCTCCCGAGATCGTGGTGGAGTGGCACGACACGCTCACGGCGGCCCGGGGCTGGCTCGTGATCAACTCGCTCCGGGGCGGAGCGGCCGGCGGCGGAACGCGCATGCGGTCCGGCGTTTCGCGAGAGGAGGTGGTGTATCTCGCCAAGACCATGGAACTGAAATTCACATTCTCCGGTCCGGCCATCGGTGGAGGGAAATCGGGGATCGATTTCGACCCCGCCGACCCGCGGAGGTCCGAGGTCCTGGAACGCTGGTTCGCAGCCATGCGGCCCTGGCTGGCGACCCGGTACGGCACGGGCGGAGACGTGAACGTCGACGAACAGCGCGATGTGGTGCCGCTCTGCGAGAAGCTGGGCCTTCCGCATCCTCAGATCGGGGTGCTCCGCGGCCACTACGACGCCGGGGGTGAACAGGCGGAGGGGGCGATTCGGAGTCTCCGAGAAGGGCTGTCGCTGCCGTTGAAGGGCACCGACTACGGGGTGGGATCGCTGCCGCTGCGCGTGTCGGACATGATCACCGGGTGGGCGGTGGCCCGCGCGGCCCGCAGACTGCTCGCGGGCGGGGGCTCGGTCGACGGCCTCCGGGTGATCGTGGAGGGATTCGGAAACGTGGGGGGATCCGCCGCCCTCTATCTCGCGCGCGCCGGTGCCCGCGTCGTCTCCATCGCCGACGCCGATTCCGTGCTCGTCACGCGATCGGGGCTCGACGCGGCCGCGATCGAGGCACTGCTCGGCCGTCGGCGGCACGGGGCTCTTCCCGAGCACCCCGCGCGCCTGCCCGGGTCGAAGCGCGACGCGGCCTACACGGTGGCCGCCGACCTCGTCGTGCCGGCCGCCGTCTCTGGGTCGCTCACCGGGGAGCGGCTCGATCAGCTGTCCGGCGCGGGGGTGCGCTCGATCGTGTGCGGGGCGAACCAACCGTTCGACGAGGCCGAACTCGGAGCCACCGACACGCAGCAGCGCGCCGACCGCACCTTCATCGTGCTTCCCGACGTGGTGGGCAGCATGGGAATGGCGCGTGCCTTCGAGCATCTGATGCGCGGCGGCGCGCACGATGAGCCGAGCGACATCTTCGAGGCGGTCGGGGAGGCCGTGGACGAGGCGGTGGACGCCGTGGTGGCGCACGGCGGCGGCGGGCCCGGCCTGCTGGCGGCGGCGCTCGATCTCGCGCTCGACCGCTCGGGGCGCGACTGA
- a CDS encoding N-acetylmuramoyl-L-alanine amidase-like domain-containing protein yields the protein MRTAFSVALALAMVACDSAREGEARPAAPPESGAIASPAADPATASLDTIPGTNWTERDWAVLEQKVRWAAGRGLDTVPMGTAVAELGRTFVGATYTPGTLEAPGDEHLVINLRELDCVTFIENVWALNRFLRSEGVSGLADPAAARSAYEAHLRAIRYRDGVLAGYPSRLHYFSDWLTNHEDRGHLRLITASLGGVGDAEPIDFMSTHPDAYRQLADPAFLQAIREREAYLNGRGPRIYLPQPAIAAVEGDIRDGDLIAATSTVGGLDIAHTGIALHVDGRLHLLHAPLVGRDVEISELPLADRIAGISGQDGIMVARLTEGD from the coding sequence GTGAGAACCGCGTTCTCGGTCGCGCTCGCGCTCGCGATGGTGGCCTGCGACTCCGCGCGGGAAGGAGAGGCGCGGCCGGCGGCACCGCCGGAGTCGGGCGCGATCGCGTCGCCGGCGGCGGACCCGGCCACCGCCTCGCTCGACACCATTCCCGGCACGAACTGGACCGAGCGCGACTGGGCCGTGCTCGAGCAGAAGGTGCGGTGGGCGGCCGGGCGGGGGCTCGACACCGTCCCGATGGGCACGGCCGTGGCCGAACTCGGGCGCACCTTCGTGGGCGCCACCTACACGCCGGGCACCCTCGAGGCCCCCGGCGACGAGCACCTGGTGATCAACCTCCGAGAGCTCGACTGCGTCACCTTCATCGAGAACGTCTGGGCGCTGAACCGCTTCCTGCGGAGCGAGGGCGTGTCGGGGCTCGCCGATCCGGCCGCGGCCCGATCGGCCTACGAGGCGCATCTGCGGGCGATCCGCTATCGCGACGGGGTCCTCGCGGGATACCCCTCGCGGCTGCACTACTTCAGCGACTGGCTGACCAATCACGAGGATCGGGGGCACCTGCGGCTGATTACCGCCTCTCTCGGCGGGGTGGGCGACGCGGAGCCCATCGACTTCATGTCGACCCATCCCGACGCCTACCGCCAGCTGGCGGACCCCGCCTTCCTGCAGGCGATTCGCGAGCGGGAGGCCTACCTCAACGGCCGCGGTCCGCGCATCTACCTGCCGCAGCCGGCGATCGCCGCCGTGGAGGGCGACATTCGCGACGGCGACCTCATCGCCGCCACCTCCACGGTGGGGGGGCTCGACATCGCGCATACCGGCATCGCCCTTCACGTCGACGGCCGACTGCACCTGCTCCACGCCCCGCTGGTCGGACGCGACGTGGAGATCAGCGAGCTGCCGCTGGCCGACCGGATCGCCGGCATCAGCGGTCAGGACGGCATCATGGTCGCGCGGCTGACGGAGGGCGACTGA
- a CDS encoding Ig-like domain-containing protein, protein MRAAVVLLLTALVAGGCDQTATGFRIASAEVVPSEVVFEAVGQTRSLEVRVTDRDGEPVFGVRTVWSSADTAVATVSSDGEVTAVSPGATTITAAISGLRIVDATARASVVVQPPAAVR, encoded by the coding sequence ATGCGGGCGGCAGTCGTGCTGCTGCTCACCGCGCTGGTCGCGGGCGGCTGCGATCAGACGGCCACCGGTTTTCGCATCGCCTCGGCCGAGGTCGTGCCCTCGGAGGTGGTCTTCGAGGCGGTGGGCCAGACCCGGAGCCTGGAGGTGCGGGTGACCGACCGGGACGGCGAGCCGGTCTTCGGGGTGCGCACCGTGTGGTCGTCGGCCGATACGGCGGTCGCGACGGTGTCGTCGGACGGCGAGGTGACGGCCGTGTCTCCCGGTGCGACCACGATCACCGCCGCCATCTCCGGGCTGCGGATCGTGGATGCCACCGCCCGGGCCTCGGTGGTGGTGCAGCCACCCGCCGCGGTTCGGTAG